The genomic window CACAGCCAAATGAAATTGGCTGTCACCAAGCCGAGGTACAGGCATACCAGGAGCAGGTTCAGGCTGCGCCGTTCGCTGGACACCCAGGACCGGCCGCCACTGGTCGGGCGGGCGCACGGGGACGGGCCGAGGATGTCGCCCAGCATCAGTGCGATGCCCATGACCAGGAAAGGAGCCACCGGGACCGCGTAGAAGTAGTACATCTGCCGGTCCAGTTGCAGGAACCAGGGCAGGAAACCGGCGCAATAGCCGACAAGCACTGCGGCACAGCGCCAGTCGCGGCGGGTCGCGCTGCGCCACAGTGCCCAGGCCAGCATCGGCAGCGCCACCCACCACAGGGCCGGGGTGCCAATCAGCATCACCGCCTTCACGCACACCGATTGGTCGCAGGTGATCCCGGTGTCGGAATAGTGGTACAGCATCGGCCGCAGGCCCATCGGCCACGACCACGGCTTGGATTCCCAGGCGTGATGGTAGCCCGCCGAATTCGTCAGGCCCGTATGGAAACTCCATGATTCGCCCTGGTAGTGCCACAGCGAACGCAGCGCGTCGGGCATCCAGGACCAGAAGCCGCCGGTTCCGATCGAGTCCTTACCGGCACTGGGGTTGCCCACCGCATAGCGGTCGTAACCGTCCTCACTGGCGAACCAGGCGCCAAAACTGGCCAGGTAGACCAGTAGAGGGACGAGAACGAGGGCGTAAAGGGCGGGGCCGATGTCACGGATGGCGGTGCCTGCCCATGGGCGCGGCACTCCGTAGGCACGGCGGGCGGCGTGATCGAAACAGACCGACAGCAGACCGAATGCGGCGACGAAGTAGAGCCCGGACCATTTGGTGCCACAGGCCAATCCGAGGAGCAGCCCGGCGCCGAACCGCCACCAGCGCACACCCAGCCGAGGACCGTACCAGCTGAGCGCGATGCGGCCCTTGGCATCGGCGCGGGCCATCGTCGCGCGGACCTGATCACGATCGACGATCAGGCAGCCGAACGCCGCGGTGACGAACAGCGCCTGGAAGATATCGAGCATCCCGATCCGCGACGAGACGAAAGTGGTGCCGTCGCAGATCAGCAGCAGGCCCGCGATCGCGCCGATCATCGTGGAGCGGGCCAACCGGCGGACGATGCGAATCACCAACAGCACCAACACGGTTCCGAAAACCGCCGCGGCGAACCGCCAGCCCCACGGGGTGTAGCCGAAGATCGCCTCGCCCAGCGCGATCATCTGCTTGCCGACCGGGGGATGCACGATGAGCCCGTAGGCCGGATTGTCCTCGACACCGCCGCCGGTGAGCATCTGCCACG from Nocardia iowensis includes these protein-coding regions:
- a CDS encoding dolichyl-phosphate-mannose--protein mannosyltransferase encodes the protein MGADLALSSPAPLRPSPDFGPTDRMRGWLVTLVLTAIAALTRFLNLNEPTEVGMPMFDEKYYAGQAWQMLTGGGVEDNPAYGLIVHPPVGKQMIALGEAIFGYTPWGWRFAAAVFGTVLVLLVIRIVRRLARSTMIGAIAGLLLICDGTTFVSSRIGMLDIFQALFVTAAFGCLIVDRDQVRATMARADAKGRIALSWYGPRLGVRWWRFGAGLLLGLACGTKWSGLYFVAAFGLLSVCFDHAARRAYGVPRPWAGTAIRDIGPALYALVLVPLLVYLASFGAWFASEDGYDRYAVGNPSAGKDSIGTGGFWSWMPDALRSLWHYQGESWSFHTGLTNSAGYHHAWESKPWSWPMGLRPMLYHYSDTGITCDQSVCVKAVMLIGTPALWWVALPMLAWALWRSATRRDWRCAAVLVGYCAGFLPWFLQLDRQMYYFYAVPVAPFLVMGIALMLGDILGPSPCARPTSGGRSWVSSERRSLNLLLVCLYLGLVTANFIWLWPILTGAPITVGTWHNHLLLPSWR